One genomic window of Halorubrum hochsteinianum includes the following:
- a CDS encoding response regulator — protein sequence MTERVLVVDDSSFQRTVVRDALADRFEVVGEAENGAEAVELFEAYEPDAVSMDVVMPEMTGIEATAAIKDRWPDAVIVMCTSVDQQEKMMEAVKAGADGYVTKPVDAEELVGEFESHLG from the coding sequence ATGACCGAGCGGGTACTCGTCGTCGACGACTCCTCCTTCCAGCGAACCGTCGTCCGGGATGCGCTGGCGGACCGGTTCGAGGTCGTCGGCGAGGCGGAAAACGGGGCAGAGGCGGTCGAACTCTTCGAGGCGTACGAGCCAGACGCGGTGTCGATGGACGTCGTGATGCCGGAGATGACCGGTATCGAGGCCACGGCCGCGATCAAGGACCGCTGGCCGGACGCGGTGATCGTGATGTGCACGAGCGTCGACCAGCAGGAGAAGATGATGGAGGCGGTGAAGGCGGGTGCCGACGGCTACGTGACGAAGCCCGTCGACGCGGAGGAGTTGGTCGGCGAGTTCGAGAGCCACCTCGGATAG
- a CDS encoding DUF7522 family protein, with the protein MSHPPTERTDELLSAARTATGDELRSLTYFTEDDVEQLYLRSDLSRTADLVGFAENERQGFRAQSLYADTQLGDYRFTVRVFENGYLTRVIAGGHGVWLTTDSMEIDRFEELASALATILRSFDPA; encoded by the coding sequence ATGTCACATCCACCGACCGAACGGACCGACGAGCTCCTCAGCGCGGCCCGCACCGCGACGGGCGACGAGCTCCGGAGCCTCACGTACTTCACCGAAGACGACGTCGAACAGCTGTACCTCCGCAGCGACCTGAGCCGGACCGCGGACCTGGTCGGCTTCGCGGAGAACGAGCGACAGGGGTTCCGCGCGCAGTCGCTGTACGCGGACACGCAGCTGGGCGACTACCGGTTCACCGTGCGCGTGTTCGAGAACGGCTACCTCACGCGGGTGATCGCCGGCGGCCACGGCGTGTGGCTGACGACCGACTCGATGGAGATCGACCGGTTCGAGGAGTTGGCGAGCGCGCTCGCGACGATTCTCCGGTCGTTCGATCCGGCCTGA
- the aglJ gene encoding S-layer glycoprotein N-glycosyltransferase AglJ produces the protein MSEYDDVCVLLPTMNEAETVARVVTDFRDAGFDRLLVIDGGSADETRSIAREAGARVVEQSGRGKGQAVREAVRDHVDASYVLMADADATYDAGDAAAMLDPLLDGDADHVIGNRFADMRPGAMTRLNRIGNRLINLAFRAIHRENYRDILSGYRAFTRESFERLHLTADGFGIETEMAVECVKNRLSVSVVPVTYRERPGGSATNLHPIRDGGVIFLELYRKAKTNNPLFYFGSAGVASTAAGILLAAFVLYRYLAFGISHEVIAVGAVGATILGIQLLVFGVLADMIHSLHVEQIERYERAVDDRAARRPSEVEERDAAEGRGPDARGGESARREGPGDARD, from the coding sequence ATGAGCGAGTACGACGACGTCTGCGTCCTGTTGCCGACGATGAACGAGGCCGAGACGGTCGCACGCGTCGTCACGGACTTCCGCGACGCCGGCTTCGATCGGCTCCTCGTGATCGACGGCGGCTCGGCGGACGAGACCCGGTCGATCGCCCGGGAGGCCGGCGCGCGCGTCGTCGAGCAGTCGGGGCGCGGGAAGGGGCAGGCCGTCAGGGAGGCGGTCCGGGACCACGTGGACGCGTCGTACGTGCTGATGGCCGACGCCGACGCCACCTACGACGCCGGGGACGCGGCGGCGATGCTCGACCCCCTCCTCGACGGCGACGCCGACCACGTCATCGGGAACCGGTTCGCCGACATGCGGCCGGGGGCGATGACGCGGCTGAACCGGATCGGGAACCGCCTGATCAACCTCGCGTTTCGGGCGATCCACCGCGAGAACTACCGCGACATCCTCTCGGGATACCGCGCGTTCACCCGCGAGTCGTTCGAGCGACTCCACCTCACCGCGGACGGGTTCGGCATCGAGACCGAGATGGCCGTCGAGTGCGTGAAGAACCGCCTCTCGGTGTCGGTGGTGCCGGTCACGTACCGGGAGCGTCCCGGCGGCTCGGCGACGAACCTCCACCCGATTCGGGACGGCGGCGTGATCTTCCTGGAGCTGTACCGCAAGGCGAAGACGAACAACCCCCTGTTCTACTTCGGGAGCGCCGGGGTGGCGTCGACCGCGGCGGGGATCCTGTTGGCGGCGTTCGTGCTGTACCGGTACCTCGCGTTCGGGATCAGCCACGAGGTGATCGCCGTCGGCGCGGTCGGGGCGACGATCCTCGGGATCCAGCTGCTCGTCTTCGGCGTCCTCGCCGATATGATCCACTCGCTCCACGTGGAGCAGATCGAGCGGTACGAACGGGCGGTCGACGACCGGGCGGCCCGGCGTCCGTCGGAGGTCGAGGAACGCGACGCCGCCGAGGGCCGCGGCCCCGATGCCCGCGGCGGGGAGTCCGCGCGCCGCGAGGGGCCGGGCGACGCACGCGACTGA
- a CDS encoding ABC transporter permease, with translation MNPLRILAKRAAMGLATSWVVLTTIFALFTLTEDWVLSGQIGLARYGGESDPEALAAIRAEYFAARGLDRPLIEVYADWLGNMVTLDWGSSLASGEPVFPLVMDAAARTAAYVVPALALAVVCGVSIGTVAALYPERRVGSAGVAAAYLLFALPGFWLGGMAFSFTVDGRLDPPPFVFDHLLPIGLAFAALLGGYVSYSRAHSREYAAAEFVSLVRAKGASGYRVAAHVLRNAAIPFFSMLFTEALGLLVLSTFVIEALFGIEGFGLLLLRAVAARDLPVLLGGTVVVIGVGVVGNVVQDMAYGYLDPRVEMG, from the coding sequence GTGAACCCCCTCCGGATCCTCGCGAAGCGGGCGGCGATGGGGCTCGCGACCTCGTGGGTCGTCCTCACGACGATATTCGCGCTGTTCACGCTCACCGAGGACTGGGTGTTGTCCGGTCAGATCGGGCTCGCTAGGTACGGCGGCGAGAGCGACCCCGAGGCGCTCGCGGCGATCAGAGCGGAGTACTTCGCCGCGCGCGGACTCGACAGGCCGCTGATAGAGGTGTACGCCGACTGGCTCGGGAACATGGTCACGCTCGACTGGGGGAGTTCCCTCGCCTCCGGCGAACCGGTGTTCCCGCTCGTGATGGACGCGGCGGCCCGGACGGCCGCGTACGTCGTTCCGGCCCTCGCTCTGGCCGTCGTCTGCGGGGTCTCGATAGGGACGGTCGCCGCGCTGTACCCGGAGCGCCGCGTCGGGTCCGCCGGCGTCGCGGCGGCGTACCTCCTCTTCGCGCTCCCGGGCTTCTGGCTCGGCGGAATGGCCTTCTCGTTCACCGTCGACGGCCGGCTGGACCCGCCGCCGTTCGTCTTCGACCACCTGCTCCCGATCGGACTGGCGTTCGCCGCGCTGCTCGGCGGCTACGTCAGCTACTCCCGCGCCCACTCGCGGGAGTACGCCGCGGCGGAGTTCGTCTCGCTCGTCAGGGCCAAGGGCGCGTCCGGGTACCGCGTCGCCGCCCACGTCCTGCGGAACGCCGCGATCCCGTTCTTCTCGATGCTGTTCACCGAGGCGCTGGGGCTGCTCGTGCTCTCGACGTTCGTGATCGAGGCCCTGTTCGGCATCGAGGGGTTCGGACTCCTGCTCCTGCGGGCGGTCGCCGCCCGAGACCTCCCGGTGTTGCTCGGCGGGACCGTCGTCGTCATCGGCGTCGGCGTGGTCGGGAACGTCGTTCAGGACATGGCGTACGGGTACCTCGACCCGCGGGTCGAGATGGGATAA
- a CDS encoding ABC transporter permease, translating into MPPTEDEPRFEGLDWDEIQRSKRTVTAERAVLATGATLLALGVAYQASSPGLYLVGDWRPVALDWVFLLAATVLAAYGVVPLAKRLRRRPVSLRDLVRRRPGVALSGAFVAGLLAVGLVGPALGGSPPLRFQHAFHPPVGFASTVPPQECLGVETGGAFDRVCHGSWAYPLGTNKRGHPLGFLLVEGARTAAYVTVISAAFIVPLAAAVGVVAGVRGGVVDDLLSSYVDVQLCIPALLLYFVGYAYYGPSLLLLLATFGLLSWGGIARLVRSEVIQRREEGYVLVARSLGASGAYVARRHILPNSTNTLVPATFQLLALFVLVEAGVAFLGFHEIGTYSWGSTISESINAAVAGQLQEHADQPAYKIWWVSSLPAAALTATLVAFKTLGDGVRDALDPRGDRS; encoded by the coding sequence ATGCCGCCGACAGAAGACGAGCCGCGGTTCGAAGGCCTCGATTGGGACGAGATTCAGCGCTCGAAGCGGACCGTCACCGCCGAGCGAGCCGTGCTGGCGACCGGCGCGACCCTCCTCGCGCTCGGCGTCGCGTATCAGGCGTCGTCGCCGGGGCTGTACCTCGTCGGGGACTGGCGGCCGGTCGCGCTCGACTGGGTGTTCCTCCTCGCCGCGACGGTGCTCGCGGCGTACGGCGTCGTCCCGCTGGCGAAGCGGCTCCGACGGCGACCCGTCTCGCTCCGCGACCTCGTTCGGCGGCGGCCCGGTGTGGCCCTCTCGGGCGCGTTCGTCGCCGGCCTCCTCGCCGTCGGTCTCGTCGGCCCGGCTCTGGGCGGGTCGCCCCCGCTCCGGTTCCAACACGCGTTCCACCCGCCCGTCGGGTTCGCCAGCACCGTTCCGCCGCAGGAGTGTCTCGGCGTCGAGACGGGCGGCGCGTTCGATCGGGTGTGTCACGGGTCGTGGGCGTACCCGCTCGGCACGAACAAGCGCGGCCACCCGCTCGGGTTCCTGCTCGTCGAGGGCGCTCGGACCGCGGCGTACGTGACCGTCATCTCGGCCGCGTTCATCGTCCCGCTCGCCGCGGCGGTCGGCGTCGTCGCCGGGGTCCGCGGCGGCGTCGTCGACGACCTGCTGTCGTCGTACGTCGACGTTCAGCTGTGCATTCCCGCGCTGCTCCTGTACTTCGTCGGCTACGCCTACTACGGTCCCTCGCTGCTCCTGCTGCTCGCGACGTTCGGACTGCTGAGCTGGGGCGGGATCGCCCGACTGGTCCGCAGCGAAGTGATCCAGCGCCGCGAGGAGGGGTACGTGCTGGTCGCGCGGAGCCTCGGGGCGTCGGGCGCGTACGTCGCCCGACGGCACATCCTCCCGAACAGCACGAACACGCTCGTCCCGGCGACGTTTCAGCTGCTCGCGCTGTTCGTCCTCGTCGAGGCGGGCGTCGCCTTCCTCGGGTTCCACGAGATCGGCACCTACTCGTGGGGGTCGACGATCAGCGAGTCGATCAACGCCGCGGTCGCCGGACAGCTACAGGAGCACGCCGACCAGCCGGCGTACAAGATCTGGTGGGTGTCGTCGCTTCCGGCCGCCGCGCTGACGGCGACGCTCGTCGCGTTCAAGACGCTGGGAGACGGCGTCCGGGACGCCCTTGACCCCCGAGGTGACCGCTCGTGA
- a CDS encoding ABC transporter ATP-binding protein, producing MTPRRDGSNGSPLLSVRDLRTRIRTDDGWHHAVDGVSFDVERGETVCLVGESGSGKSVTCESLTGLVPQPPAEVSSDGVAFDGESVADRSEAELRSIRGRRIAHVFQNPQSALDPVYTVGKQVTEPIRIHEDVSRSGARDRAVDLLRRVGIPRAAERLDSYPHEFSGGMRQRIAIAVALSGDPDLLIADEPTTAVDVTVQARLLDLFRSIVGDGTSVLLVTHDLRVVAAVADRVLVMYGGTIVERGPVGAVFDAPSHPYTQALFDSYGTGDRAAVAERTARGGIPTDGCRFRAECPHAVEECAGGAQPAFHAVGDSPDHAASCVHYGPEGDPSAIRENATSPVESRAERESRRSAVDRSATSAPETEGERR from the coding sequence GTGACGCCGCGCCGCGACGGGAGCAACGGGAGCCCGCTCCTCTCCGTGCGCGACCTTCGGACCCGGATCCGGACCGACGACGGGTGGCACCACGCGGTCGACGGGGTGAGCTTCGACGTCGAGCGCGGCGAGACGGTGTGTCTGGTCGGCGAGTCCGGCAGCGGCAAGAGCGTCACGTGCGAGTCGCTCACCGGTCTCGTCCCGCAGCCGCCGGCCGAGGTGTCGTCCGACGGGGTCGCGTTCGACGGGGAGTCGGTCGCCGACCGGTCGGAGGCGGAGTTGCGGTCGATCCGCGGGCGGCGGATCGCGCACGTGTTCCAGAACCCGCAGAGCGCGCTCGACCCGGTGTACACCGTCGGGAAGCAGGTGACGGAGCCGATACGGATCCACGAGGACGTGAGCCGGTCGGGCGCGCGGGACCGCGCCGTCGACCTGCTGCGGCGGGTCGGCATCCCGCGGGCGGCCGAGCGGCTCGACAGCTACCCGCACGAGTTCTCCGGCGGGATGCGACAGCGGATCGCCATCGCGGTCGCGCTGTCGGGGGACCCGGACCTGCTGATCGCCGACGAGCCGACGACCGCGGTCGACGTCACGGTCCAGGCGCGGCTGCTCGACCTGTTCCGGTCGATCGTCGGCGACGGGACGAGCGTGCTGCTCGTGACCCACGACCTGCGGGTCGTCGCCGCCGTCGCCGACCGCGTGCTGGTGATGTACGGCGGCACGATAGTCGAGCGCGGCCCGGTCGGGGCGGTGTTCGACGCTCCCTCGCACCCGTACACGCAGGCGCTGTTCGACAGCTACGGGACGGGCGACCGGGCCGCCGTCGCGGAGCGGACCGCCCGCGGCGGGATCCCGACCGACGGCTGCCGGTTCCGCGCGGAGTGCCCGCACGCGGTCGAGGAGTGCGCCGGCGGCGCGCAGCCGGCGTTCCACGCGGTCGGCGACTCGCCCGACCACGCGGCGTCGTGCGTTCACTACGGCCCGGAGGGAGACCCGTCGGCGATCCGCGAGAACGCGACCTCGCCGGTCGAGAGCCGAGCGGAGCGGGAGTCGCGGCGGTCGGCCGTCGACCGGTCGGCGACCTCGGCCCCGGAGACGGAGGGCGAGCGGCGATGA
- a CDS encoding ABC transporter ATP-binding protein has product MSGEPICSVRGVEKHYPITRGLLRREVGRVRAVDGVSFDVERGEALGIVGESGSGKTTTAHALLGLEEPTAGEVRFEGDPVSELTGADRQDFRRRTQLIVQDPNDALDPRMTVGEAVAEPLKIHGLDDAERRRAVVADILERVGLSADDLNRYPHEFSGGEKQRISIARALVVSPDLIVADEPTSALDARVRSEILDLLDRVRREFDIALLFISHDLDVVRRNCDRVAVMYLGEIVERGATESVLADPAHPYTRVLLSSVPSLDPTDRALDRPLTDTVPDPSDPPSGCRFHPRCPDVIPPADLSVPAETWRAIAEFRFSVQAGELPEDAVGDPGTDDPGGDAEDPAAAVREAVGLGAELPDPDAEAAVDDAARRLADGDVDAADEALAAAFPSVCERETPAAVERPTVDEGERRKSGSVSCLRHGRESAGAVRSDGNGD; this is encoded by the coding sequence ATGAGCGGCGAGCCGATCTGCTCGGTCCGGGGGGTAGAGAAGCACTACCCGATCACCCGCGGGCTGCTCCGGCGCGAGGTCGGCCGGGTCCGCGCCGTCGACGGAGTGAGCTTCGACGTCGAGCGCGGCGAGGCCCTCGGGATCGTCGGGGAGTCGGGGAGCGGCAAGACGACGACGGCCCACGCGCTCTTGGGACTGGAGGAGCCGACGGCCGGCGAGGTCCGCTTCGAGGGCGACCCGGTCTCGGAGCTGACCGGGGCGGACCGACAGGATTTCCGCCGGCGCACGCAGCTTATCGTTCAGGACCCGAACGACGCGCTCGACCCGCGGATGACGGTCGGCGAGGCGGTGGCGGAACCCCTCAAGATCCACGGGCTCGACGACGCCGAGCGGCGGCGCGCGGTCGTCGCCGACATCCTCGAACGCGTCGGGCTGTCCGCGGACGACCTGAACCGATACCCGCACGAGTTCTCCGGCGGCGAGAAACAGCGGATCTCGATCGCGCGGGCGCTCGTCGTCAGCCCCGACCTCATCGTCGCAGACGAGCCGACGAGCGCGCTCGACGCCCGAGTGCGGTCCGAGATACTCGACCTCTTGGACCGGGTCCGGCGCGAGTTCGACATCGCCCTCCTCTTTATCAGCCACGACCTCGACGTCGTCCGTCGGAACTGTGACCGGGTGGCGGTGATGTACCTCGGCGAGATCGTCGAGCGCGGCGCGACCGAGAGCGTGCTGGCGGACCCGGCCCACCCCTACACGCGGGTGTTGCTCTCCTCCGTCCCCTCCCTCGACCCGACAGACCGAGCGCTCGATCGGCCGCTGACCGACACCGTCCCGGACCCGAGCGACCCGCCGTCGGGGTGCCGGTTCCACCCCCGGTGTCCGGACGTGATCCCCCCGGCGGACCTCTCGGTGCCCGCGGAGACGTGGCGAGCGATCGCCGAGTTCAGGTTCTCCGTTCAGGCGGGAGAGCTCCCGGAGGACGCGGTGGGAGACCCCGGAACGGACGATCCCGGGGGCGACGCCGAGGACCCCGCGGCGGCGGTCCGGGAGGCCGTCGGTCTCGGGGCCGAGCTCCCCGACCCCGACGCGGAGGCCGCGGTCGACGACGCGGCCCGGAGGCTCGCGGACGGCGACGTCGACGCCGCCGACGAAGCGCTGGCGGCGGCCTTCCCGAGCGTCTGCGAGCGCGAGACGCCGGCAGCCGTCGAGCGGCCGACCGTGGACGAAGGAGAACGGCGGAAATCCGGAAGCGTCAGCTGTCTCCGGCACGGCCGAGAGAGCGCAGGAGCGGTCCGGTCGGACGGAAACGGCGATTAG
- a CDS encoding ABC transporter ATP-binding protein: protein MSSAEPILRVEGLEKYYDSTGGFVDKLLGRSQWVKAVDGVDLELHEGETLGVVGESGCGKTTLGRSMLRLVEPTGGSVYYKGEDITELSSSDLRNLRKDVQYIFQDPFSSLNPRMTVGDIIGEPLDIHDIASGEERKERIYELLETVGLNPSHANRYPHEFSGGQRQRIGIARALAVDPEVIVCDEPVSALDVSVQAQILNLMENLQEEFGLSYVFIAHDLSVVEHISDRIAVMYLGEIAEIAPTEEVFEPPYHPYSEALLSAIPEPDPLWEGEQIFLSGTVPSPLDPPSGCRFHTRCPKVIRDADYDLPQEAWRSVMDLKLRTREADSVGSVTAELESDTEGSRLDPTDASREEFGRMVRTEFDLPDRLSDDDAEAAVSEAIDLLADEELSAAATTLEDAFTTPCSTHEPGAYAVSDDHHISCLRFDDRFDSERETFGNAA from the coding sequence ATGAGTAGCGCCGAGCCGATCCTCCGCGTCGAGGGGCTAGAGAAGTACTACGACTCGACCGGCGGGTTCGTCGACAAGCTCCTCGGCCGGTCGCAGTGGGTGAAGGCGGTCGACGGCGTCGACCTCGAACTCCACGAGGGCGAGACGCTCGGCGTCGTCGGCGAGTCCGGGTGCGGGAAGACGACGCTCGGCCGGAGCATGCTCCGGCTGGTCGAACCGACGGGCGGCTCCGTCTACTACAAGGGCGAGGACATCACGGAGCTGTCCAGCTCCGACCTCCGCAACCTCCGGAAGGACGTCCAGTACATCTTCCAGGACCCGTTCTCCAGCCTGAACCCGCGGATGACTGTGGGCGACATCATCGGCGAGCCGCTCGACATCCACGACATCGCGAGCGGCGAGGAGCGGAAAGAGCGGATCTACGAACTGCTCGAAACGGTCGGCCTGAACCCGAGCCACGCGAACCGCTACCCGCACGAGTTCTCCGGGGGCCAGCGCCAGCGGATCGGGATCGCCCGCGCGCTCGCCGTCGACCCGGAGGTGATCGTCTGCGACGAGCCGGTGTCCGCGCTCGACGTGAGCGTTCAGGCGCAGATCCTCAACCTCATGGAGAACCTACAGGAGGAGTTCGGCCTCTCGTACGTGTTCATCGCGCACGACCTCAGCGTCGTCGAACACATCTCCGACCGGATCGCGGTGATGTACCTCGGCGAGATCGCGGAGATCGCGCCGACGGAAGAGGTGTTCGAGCCACCTTACCACCCCTACTCGGAGGCGCTCCTCTCGGCGATCCCCGAACCGGACCCGCTGTGGGAGGGCGAGCAGATCTTCCTGTCGGGGACCGTTCCGTCCCCGCTCGACCCGCCGTCGGGCTGCCGGTTCCACACCCGGTGTCCGAAGGTGATCCGCGACGCCGACTACGACCTCCCGCAGGAGGCGTGGCGGTCGGTCATGGACCTGAAGCTCCGGACGCGGGAGGCGGACTCGGTCGGGTCGGTGACGGCGGAGCTCGAGAGCGACACCGAGGGGTCGCGGCTCGACCCGACGGACGCGTCGCGCGAGGAGTTCGGCCGGATGGTCCGCACCGAGTTCGACCTCCCGGATCGGCTCTCCGACGACGACGCGGAGGCCGCGGTCTCGGAGGCGATCGACCTGCTCGCCGACGAGGAGCTGTCGGCGGCGGCGACGACCCTGGAAGACGCGTTCACCACGCCCTGCTCGACGCACGAGCCGGGCGCGTACGCGGTGAGCGACGACCACCACATCTCGTGTCTCCGGTTCGACGACCGGTTCGACTCCGAGCGGGAGACCTTCGGTAACGCGGCGTAG
- a CDS encoding ABC transporter ATP-binding protein produces MALLEVKDLTVRFYTQEGVVTAVDDLSYRIERGEKFGVVGESGAGKSVTALSVLRLIDSPGQIESGEILFKGENLLEMSESEIRSIRGDEISMIFQDAQTALNPVYTVGGQIAEAIEHHLDYSSEEAKARTIQLLDRVGIPEAEERFSDYPHEFSGGMQQRAIIAMALSCDPDLIVADEPTTALDVTIEAQILDELRELADEFDTAIQLITHDLGVIAEVCDRVMVMYAGKPVEKAPVEELYYDPKHPYTVGLMSSIPRVNDKRERLQTIPGVMPDLVELPSGCSFHPRCPFAEEKCTRKEPPLTDVESGAEATLDTEHAAACLEYTEGLSQGLTYSVETTGPADGAAAGYVEGDRDE; encoded by the coding sequence ATGGCGCTGCTGGAAGTGAAGGACCTCACCGTCCGCTTCTACACCCAAGAGGGCGTGGTGACCGCCGTCGACGACCTCTCGTACCGCATCGAGCGCGGCGAGAAGTTCGGCGTGGTCGGCGAGAGCGGCGCGGGCAAAAGCGTCACGGCGCTCTCCGTGCTGCGGCTGATCGACAGTCCGGGCCAGATCGAGAGCGGCGAGATCCTGTTCAAAGGCGAGAACTTGCTGGAGATGTCCGAGTCGGAGATCCGCTCGATCCGCGGCGACGAGATCTCGATGATCTTCCAGGACGCGCAGACGGCGCTCAATCCGGTGTACACGGTGGGCGGCCAGATCGCGGAGGCGATCGAACACCACCTCGACTACTCGTCCGAGGAGGCGAAGGCGCGAACGATCCAGCTGCTCGACCGCGTCGGCATCCCGGAGGCCGAAGAGCGGTTCTCCGACTACCCGCACGAGTTCTCCGGCGGGATGCAACAGCGGGCGATCATCGCGATGGCCCTCTCGTGTGACCCCGACCTGATCGTCGCGGACGAGCCGACGACCGCGCTCGACGTGACCATCGAGGCGCAGATCTTAGACGAGCTCAGGGAGCTGGCCGACGAGTTCGACACGGCGATCCAGCTCATCACCCACGACCTCGGCGTCATCGCCGAGGTGTGCGACCGCGTCATGGTGATGTACGCCGGGAAACCCGTCGAGAAGGCTCCCGTCGAGGAGCTGTACTACGACCCGAAACACCCGTACACGGTCGGGCTCATGAGCTCGATCCCCCGCGTCAACGACAAGCGGGAGCGGCTCCAGACGATCCCGGGCGTGATGCCCGACCTCGTCGAGCTCCCCTCCGGGTGTAGCTTCCACCCGCGCTGTCCGTTCGCCGAGGAGAAGTGCACGCGCAAGGAGCCGCCGCTCACCGACGTGGAGTCGGGGGCGGAGGCGACGCTCGACACGGAACACGCCGCAGCTTGTCTCGAGTACACGGAGGGGCTCTCGCAGGGGCTCACGTACTCCGTCGAGACGACCGGGCCGGCGGACGGCGCGGCCGCGGGGTACGTAGAGGGTGATCGCGATGAGTAG
- a CDS encoding ABC transporter permease, giving the protein MTDRQTHDERGRIRISGFDSDRVRDREPMSDWTDESSGETVGRWRRGFRKFKRNRSAMGALVIVVLMALAAFFARPIEMFGVVVQPFSLAPYDPTTILYLGVDPSVEVYDPPSWQYPMGVDGSGRDLFSRLLVGGRYSLSIGFIVVGLTASFGLIYGSISGYYGGNVDELMMRIVDTIFAFPGLILALIIVAILGGGYWQLVLAFSLFGWAGYGRLVRGEVLKIKENEYVMAAKALGARDRSVVFRHIAPNAMPPLIVLASLNIGSVVIGVAALGFLGLGLDPSSAEWGTMLNATRSTLIQGPGGQIPWWATVYPGGAIFIFVMSMNMIGDGINDALDAQQTGVGRGGED; this is encoded by the coding sequence ATGACTGACCGACAAACTCACGACGAACGCGGCCGGATCCGCATCTCGGGATTCGATTCGGACCGCGTCAGAGACCGAGAGCCGATGTCCGACTGGACCGACGAATCGAGCGGCGAAACCGTCGGCCGCTGGCGGCGCGGCTTCCGGAAGTTCAAGCGGAACCGCTCCGCGATGGGCGCGCTCGTCATCGTCGTCCTGATGGCGCTGGCCGCGTTCTTCGCGCGTCCCATCGAGATGTTCGGCGTCGTCGTCCAGCCGTTCTCGCTGGCTCCGTACGACCCGACGACGATCCTGTATCTGGGCGTCGACCCGAGCGTCGAGGTGTACGACCCGCCGTCGTGGCAGTACCCGATGGGCGTCGACGGCTCCGGCCGCGACCTGTTCTCGCGGCTCCTCGTCGGCGGCCGGTACAGCCTCTCGATCGGGTTCATCGTCGTCGGACTCACGGCGTCGTTCGGGCTGATCTACGGCTCCATCTCCGGCTACTACGGCGGCAACGTCGACGAGCTGATGATGCGGATCGTCGACACCATCTTCGCGTTCCCCGGGCTCATCCTGGCGCTCATCATCGTCGCCATCCTCGGCGGCGGCTACTGGCAGCTCGTCTTAGCGTTCAGCCTCTTCGGCTGGGCCGGGTACGGCCGTCTGGTGAGAGGGGAAGTGCTGAAGATCAAGGAGAACGAGTACGTGATGGCGGCGAAGGCGCTCGGCGCGCGCGACCGCTCGGTCGTCTTCAGACACATCGCTCCCAACGCGATGCCGCCGCTCATCGTGCTGGCGTCGCTCAACATCGGGAGCGTCGTCATCGGCGTCGCCGCGCTCGGCTTCCTCGGACTCGGGTTAGACCCCAGTTCGGCCGAGTGGGGCACCATGCTGAACGCCACGCGGTCGACGCTCATTCAGGGGCCCGGCGGTCAGATCCCCTGGTGGGCGACCGTGTACCCCGGTGGGGCGATCTTCATCTTCGTGATGTCAATGAACATGATCGGCGACGGTATCAACGACGCACTGGACGCACAGCAGACCGGTGTCGGCCGCGGGGGTGAGGACTGA